The Falco rusticolus isolate bFalRus1 chromosome 4, bFalRus1.pri, whole genome shotgun sequence genome includes the window AAGCTTGGAGGCTGCCAACCTTCAAGCCACTGCTCTCGACCCTCCAGGGACCTAGCCCTGCTGTGCAAATGCAATGCATGTGCCTGGCTCCTTCTTCTCTCCTGCACTCCAGCAGGAGAGTGAGCAAGGCTCCTTCAGTCAGCGGCAGAATGCAGACTCATGAGACAAGACTGATGCAGGATTCACCAAAGCCATGGACAGTGATGGCACGTTGGGCTGCGAGCAGGAGCATACTTCTCTCTCTAGAGCTTCACGTTGATTGCCCTTGCCACAAGTGGATGCTCAGTGTGCGCCCAGAACTGCAATCAAACTCAAAGACAGCAAGGATACAACACCTGCCAGAGCGCGTTGCTGTGGCTGACATGGCCAGTGAGGAGTGTGCTGCACCtgcatttcactgtgctttgtGCAGGAAGGTTGACGTTGCTGGGCTGTGCTTGGCTTATTTGGCTTGCCCAGCACTGCTTGGCTGCCACGGCCATCAACAGATTGGCTCTTCAACACCCAAGCACGCGCATGCTGCTGTAGTCATTGTGTTCTTTGTTGTGTGTCTGTTTGTTGGGAAGGAGCcggtggcacagggctgcagagagcagggcgGCAGGGAACTCCCCAAAGAGGCTGCGAGGCCACGCTGGGTGTTGCCCTGTGAGCTGttagcaggcagagctgggagccaggcgctgctgcctgccacggGGCCTGCCCACCCTGATCGTGCAAGCAGGGCATTGCGTGGGGCTCTGTCAGGGGTGTGCGATCCCAGCTTCCGCCTCCAGTCCTGCTTGGAACCCCTCCTGTtgccccccatccctcccccaccGCCACCACGCCCAGCACCTGGAACCAGGCACTCTGTGACATCAGCCCCGTGTCCAAGGGTACCCCAGGAACGGGAATCCTGCGGGCACTCTGTCGGTGGCCGTAGGGGTGGCGACAAGCCTTCGTTCTTGCAGCTGCCACATGTTGCTGGTAGTGATGgatgttctcctcctcctcgttGTCCTGCTGGCCGTGTGCTGTCCTGTGCACGGCACATGGGATAGCTGTGGGTAAGTGGCCCGAGGCTCTGGGAGGGACATTGGGCAACCCTTGTGAGCTTCTCTGGAGGGGTCCTGCTTATCCCCCATGGCCACCCCAGTGGCTCTTGAAGGCCATCTGGGAGGCTCAGCTCCTTGCCATCACCCAGGCTGCCGGCACAACTCGTCTACGggctgaagcagaaagcagggaaaggggagCGGGCACACACCCCACGGGTTTCCTCGGCCCTTCTGGCCATGCCTTGAGGGGAGGGAAGACAGCTGGCCTTTAGCCGGAATGGCACAAGCTTCCATGGAGCTAACCAGAATGGAGTTTCTGGTTACAGAGGCACCTGCGGCCTTCGGCCTGCGGCTTTTCACTACGGCATGTCGCGCGTTGTGGGTGGCACAGATGCCCAGCCAGGGGCCTGGCCCTGGATCGTCAGCATCGAGGCTCTCTTGGAAGGAGGCACGGCGCACATCTGCGGGGGTTCCCTCATCAGCCCACAGTGGGTCCTCACAGCAGCCCACTGCTTCTTCGAGGCCAGGTAAGGAGGACCAGGGTTCAGGGTTAGCCCCACACTCTAGCAGGTGCCCTGAGCACACCAGCACGTGCTGCAGCATGTCCTGTTGCCCTGCAGTACGCCCAGTGCCTGGGCACTCCGCAGCCACCTGAGAGGCTGCTCAGGAGAAGGCTGGCTCAtgccactgcttcccagcagcctccagctcgACACTGCTTGAGCCCAAGGAGCACGTGGTCTGTCGCACCCTCCCAagcactgctttcctctctgccttgccaagcagaaggcagggcgactgctgtgctgctgcagcatgtggctctgctccctctgagcCCTCTCTCCATCTGCCTTCCAGGAACATCACCATGTGGCAGGTGGTGGTAGGTGCCACCCAGCTGACCCAGCTGGGACCTGAGGCCCAGGTGCGCAACATCAAGCAGCTGCTGGTTCACCAGCACTTCAATAATATCACGTGGAGAAACGACATTGCCTTGCTGGAACTGGAGCAGCCTGTCCAGTGCAACAGCCATGTACAGCTTGCCTGCGTGCCCGATGCCTCGCTGAGAGTCTCGGAGCTGACAGAGTGCTACGTCAGTGGCTGGGGTGCCAGGACTGCAAGAGGTGAGCTCCCAAAATGTAGTCACGTTGCGAGCGCAAGCTTGGCCAGCTTGGGGAGGCAGGTTGCTCTTCCTGACAGCAGAGGCGAAAGCCAGAATCAGGCTGTGGGGACGTATGCCTCTTAGAGAGGGGGGCGTGAGCCACTGAcccagagcaaggcagaaaggaaggagcgGTCCAGCGCCTCCCCACATGCAAAGCCAAGCCCCGGGATAGGGCTTCAGTCACgcagggaaggagaactggCAATGAGCTGCTGGGTGttcattcctttctgtgctcttcacAGCTGGAGGATCGGCGtatgtgctgcaggaggcccaGGTCCACCTCAT containing:
- the LOC119145904 gene encoding acrosin-like, yielding MLLVVMDVLLLLVVLLAVCCPVHGTWDSCGGTCGLRPAAFHYGMSRVVGGTDAQPGAWPWIVSIEALLEGGTAHICGGSLISPQWVLTAAHCFFEARNITMWQVVVGATQLTQLGPEAQVRNIKQLLVHQHFNNITWRNDIALLELEQPVQCNSHVQLACVPDASLRVSELTECYVSGWGARTARAGGSAYVLQEAQVHLIDAGVCNSSGWYRGAIHTHNICAGYPQGGIDTCQGDSGGPLVCQDKSADYFWLVGLTSWGMGCARAKKPGVYTSTQHFYNWILEQMGLHTAVATTARPQPAFTSTPVHRPTPTEAGRFTPCPLPVQKLWDFLSWLQKLVQFLIGEKV